One Actinoplanes missouriensis 431 DNA segment encodes these proteins:
- a CDS encoding NADH-quinone oxidoreductase subunit D, which translates to MTTSEYATERETTEGRVFTVTGGDWDSISAGVDPLSNEKIVVNMGPQHPSTHGVLRLVLELEGETVTACRPVVGYLHTGIEKNLEYRNWTQGVTFVTRMDYLSNMSNEAGYCLAVEKLLGITDQITERATTIRVMFMELQRIASHLVWLATTGMELGAISMMLYGFREREYILDIFEETSGLRMNNAYIRPGGLAQDLPESAVRKIRDFLKYLPKRLKEYEAMLSDQVIWQRRTQGVAVLDVTGCLSLGVTGPVLRAAGLPWDLRKTMPYCGYETYEFDVPTATTADVWGRYLVRVAEIRESLKIVEQALDRLRPGPVWIADKKIAWPSQLALGLDGLGNSLEHVAKIMGQSMESLIHHFKLVTEGFRVPPGQVYVAIEHPRGELGVHAVSDGGTHPYRVHYREPSFVNLQAIPAMAEGALLADVIAGGASLDPVMGGCDR; encoded by the coding sequence ATGACGACATCCGAGTACGCGACCGAGCGCGAGACCACCGAGGGCCGGGTCTTCACCGTCACCGGCGGGGACTGGGACTCCATCTCGGCCGGCGTCGACCCGCTCAGCAACGAGAAGATCGTCGTCAACATGGGCCCGCAGCACCCGTCCACGCACGGCGTGCTCCGGCTGGTCCTGGAACTCGAGGGCGAGACGGTCACCGCGTGCCGCCCGGTCGTCGGTTACCTGCACACCGGGATCGAGAAGAACCTGGAGTACCGGAACTGGACCCAGGGCGTCACGTTCGTGACCCGGATGGACTACCTCTCCAACATGTCGAACGAGGCGGGTTACTGCCTCGCGGTGGAGAAGCTGCTCGGCATCACCGACCAGATCACCGAGCGGGCCACCACGATCCGCGTCATGTTCATGGAGCTCCAGCGGATCGCCTCGCACCTGGTCTGGCTCGCCACGACCGGCATGGAGCTGGGCGCGATCTCGATGATGCTCTACGGCTTCCGGGAGCGGGAGTACATCCTCGACATCTTCGAGGAGACCTCCGGCCTGCGGATGAACAACGCCTACATCCGTCCGGGCGGCCTCGCGCAGGACCTGCCGGAGTCCGCGGTCCGCAAGATCCGGGACTTCCTCAAGTACCTGCCGAAGCGCCTCAAGGAGTACGAGGCGATGCTCTCCGACCAGGTCATCTGGCAGAGGCGTACGCAGGGTGTCGCGGTTCTCGACGTGACCGGCTGCCTGTCGCTCGGCGTCACCGGACCGGTGCTGCGCGCCGCCGGACTTCCGTGGGACCTGCGCAAGACCATGCCGTACTGCGGTTACGAAACCTACGAGTTCGACGTGCCGACGGCGACCACCGCCGACGTCTGGGGCCGTTACCTGGTCCGGGTCGCCGAGATCCGGGAATCGCTGAAGATCGTCGAGCAGGCGCTGGACCGGCTCCGCCCCGGCCCGGTCTGGATCGCGGACAAGAAGATCGCGTGGCCGTCGCAGCTCGCGCTCGGCCTGGACGGGCTCGGCAACTCCCTCGAACACGTCGCCAAGATCATGGGTCAGTCGATGGAGTCGCTGATCCACCACTTCAAGCTCGTGACCGAGGGCTTCCGAGTTCCGCCTGGTCAAGTCTATGTCGCGATCGAGCATCCGCGTGGCGAACTCGGCGTACACGCGGTCTCGGACGGTGGCACCCATCCGTACCGGGTGCACTACCGCGAGCCGAGCTTCG